One window of the Macaca thibetana thibetana isolate TM-01 chromosome 1, ASM2454274v1, whole genome shotgun sequence genome contains the following:
- the A3GALT2 gene encoding alpha-1,3-galactosyltransferase 2: MALKEGLRAWKRIFWRQILLALGLLGLFLYGLPKFRHLEALIPMGVCPSATMSLLRDNFTGALRPWARPEVLTCTPWGAPIIWDGIFDPDVAKQEATQQNLTIGLTVFAVGRYLEKYLERFLETAEQHFMAGQSVVYYVFTERPGAVPRVALGPGRRLRVELVVRERRWQDVSMARMRTLHAALSRRLGREAHFVFCMDVDQHFSSTFGPEALAESVAQLHSWHYHWPRWLLPFERDAHSAAAMARGEGDFYYHAAVFGGSVAALRDLTAHCARGLAWDRARGLEARWHDESHLNKFFWLHKPAKVLSPEFCWSPDLGRRAEIRRPRLLWAPKEYRLLRD, translated from the exons GGCCTGGAAGAGAATCTTCTGGCGGCAGATCCTACTTGCACTTGGCCTCTTAGGCCTGTTTCTGTATGGCCTCCCTAAATTCAG GCATCTGGAAGCCCTCATCCCCATGGGCGTCTGCCCTTCCGCCACAATGTCCCTGCTGAGAGACAACTTCACAGGTGCCCTGCGTCCCTG GGCCCGGCCTGAAGTTCTGACCTGTACCCCCTGGGGGGCTCCCATTATTTGGGATGGCATTTTCGACCCAGATGTGGCCAAGCAAGAGGCTACACAGCAGAACCTCACCATTGGGCTGACTGTCTTTGCTGTAGGCAG GTACCTGGAGAAGTACCTGGAGCGCTTCCTGGAGACGGCGGAGCAGCACTTCATGGCGGGCCAGAGCGTGGTGTACTACGTGTTCACCGAGCGGCCGGGAGCGGTGCCCCGCGTGGCGCTGGGCCCGGGACGGCGGCTGCGCGTGGAGCTCGTGGTGCGCGAGCGGCGCTGGCAGGACGTGTCTATGGCGCGCATGCGCACGTTGCACGCGGCGCTGAGCAGGCGGCTGGGCCGCGAGGCGCACTTCGTGTTCTGCATGGACGTGGACCAGCACTTTAGCAGCACCTTTGGGCCCGAGGCGCTGGCCGAGTCGGTGGCGCAGCTGCACTCCTGGCACTACCACTGGCCGCGGTGGCTGCTGCCCTTCGAGCGCGACGCGCATTCGGCCGCCGCGATGGCGCGGGGCGAGGGCGACTTCTACTACCACGCGGCCGTGTTCGGCGGCAGCGTGGCGGCGCTGCGCGACCTGACGGCGCACTGTGCGCGGGGCCTGGCCTGGGACCGCGCGCGCGGCCTGGAGGCGCGCTGGCACGACGAGAGCCACCTCAACAAGTTCTTCTGGCTGCACAAGCCCGCCAAGGTGCTGTCGCCCGAGTTCTGCTGGAGCCCGGACCTCGGCCGGCGGGCCGAGATCCGCCGCCCACGACTGCTCTGGGCGCCCAAGGAGTACCGGCTGCTGCGGGACTAG